A window from Bacteroidales bacterium encodes these proteins:
- the atpB gene encoding F0F1 ATP synthase subunit A, whose protein sequence is MFGRYKHTVVAAVTLAFIVCFQPESFSSADSGVMVNESAGEEEQDEDGFNPGRMIMDHVVDHYSWHIVTIGDTDVSLPLPVILYSKDRGWFSFWSYHFDHGHQSYKRFKIAQEGTNKGNIVELDEQGRVKEEQPIDLSITKTVAAVFVSIILLLAIFLPIANRYKRQPNRPPKGMQSLLEPLILFVRDDIARPSIGEKHHERLTPFLLSVFFFILLNNLLGLIPIFPAGANTTGNISVTMALALFTFIGIVITGKRHYWREIFNPPAVPWWLKFPFPLVPLIEFVGIFIRPFTLMIRLFANISAGHIVMLGFLSLIFIFGNMNPLIGYGVSVFSVIFTVFLTLLELLVAFIQAYVFTILSALYLGMAVGEIE, encoded by the coding sequence ATGTTCGGAAGATATAAACATACAGTTGTTGCAGCGGTAACTTTGGCTTTCATTGTATGTTTTCAGCCCGAATCTTTTTCTTCGGCAGATAGCGGAGTAATGGTCAATGAATCTGCCGGGGAGGAGGAACAGGATGAAGATGGATTTAATCCCGGCCGGATGATCATGGATCATGTGGTGGATCATTATAGCTGGCATATTGTTACCATAGGCGATACCGACGTAAGCCTTCCTTTGCCGGTTATTTTGTATAGTAAGGACCGCGGCTGGTTCTCATTTTGGTCGTATCATTTTGATCATGGACATCAATCCTATAAACGGTTCAAGATTGCGCAGGAAGGAACAAATAAGGGAAACATTGTTGAGTTGGATGAACAGGGTCGTGTTAAGGAAGAGCAACCCATTGACTTGTCAATTACAAAAACAGTAGCGGCTGTCTTTGTGAGTATTATCCTGTTGCTGGCCATCTTCCTGCCCATTGCAAATCGCTACAAACGGCAACCCAACCGGCCGCCAAAGGGAATGCAATCGCTTCTGGAGCCTCTGATTCTTTTTGTGCGGGATGATATTGCCAGGCCTAGCATCGGAGAAAAACATCATGAAAGATTAACCCCCTTTCTGCTTTCTGTTTTCTTTTTTATTCTGCTGAACAATCTTCTTGGTTTGATTCCCATTTTTCCTGCCGGCGCCAATACCACCGGTAATATATCTGTTACTATGGCACTTGCCTTGTTTACTTTTATAGGAATTGTTATTACAGGCAAAAGGCATTATTGGCGGGAAATATTCAACCCCCCCGCCGTTCCCTGGTGGCTGAAGTTTCCTTTTCCATTGGTTCCTTTAATAGAGTTTGTGGGTATATTCATCCGGCCTTTTACACTAATGATCCGACTTTTTGCCAATATTTCGGCAGGTCACATTGTAATGCTTGGATTTTTAAGTTTGATATTCATTTTTGGCAATATGAACCCTTTAATAGGATATGGTGTATCGGTATTTTCAGTGATTTTTACTGTATTTCTCACATTATTGGAGTTGTTGGTTGCTTTTATTCAGGCTTACGTTTTTACCATATTATCGGCACTTTATCTTGGAATGGCTGTAGGGGAAATTGAATGA
- a CDS encoding V-type ATP synthase subunit D translates to MSIKFQYNKISQQRLQKQLDIRLRALPTLQSKEAALRVEVKKAKDTMKELDKKLQEKLDQYEDMARLWCEFDKDLVTIREVKLATKKIAGTKTPVLEDVDFDLKDFSMYNNPSWYLKGVDLLESLGQIAVEKEVFRKKMELLDYARKKTTQKVNLYEKVQIPEYLDAINKIKRFLEDQENLSKAAQKIVKKRHEQQNQ, encoded by the coding sequence ATGTCCATAAAATTTCAATACAATAAAATATCCCAGCAAAGACTGCAAAAGCAGCTTGATATCCGGTTACGGGCTTTGCCTACCCTTCAGAGTAAAGAAGCAGCCTTAAGGGTGGAGGTAAAAAAGGCCAAGGATACCATGAAAGAGCTTGATAAAAAGCTCCAGGAGAAACTGGATCAATATGAGGATATGGCCCGTCTTTGGTGTGAGTTTGACAAGGATTTGGTAACCATCCGGGAGGTGAAGCTGGCTACCAAAAAGATTGCCGGTACCAAAACACCGGTTTTGGAGGATGTGGATTTTGATTTGAAGGATTTCAGTATGTACAACAACCCCAGTTGGTACCTTAAAGGGGTAGACCTGCTGGAATCTCTGGGCCAGATTGCTGTCGAGAAAGAAGTCTTCCGAAAGAAGATGGAGTTGTTGGATTATGCCAGGAAAAAAACAACCCAGAAAGTGAACTTGTATGAAAAAGTCCAGATACCTGAGTACCTGGATGCAATAAATAAAATCAAACGCTTTTTGGAGGATCAGGAAAATCTTTCCAAGGCAGCACAGAAGATAGTGAAGAAACGTCATGAACAACAAAATCAGTAG
- a CDS encoding V-type ATP synthase subunit K: MDLPVILAYTGLALFFLAGIGSAIGVAKGGNATIGALKKRPDAFGSYMLLSALPGTQGLYGFAGFFIIHNQLPAIVEEGMVMYQGVSILAAGIALGIVGLWSARWQGGVTANGIAGIGSGHDVFGNTMILAVFPELYAIIAFAATFLISGAL; the protein is encoded by the coding sequence ATGGATTTACCTGTTATTCTAGCGTATACCGGATTAGCGTTGTTTTTCTTAGCCGGAATCGGAAGTGCCATTGGCGTTGCGAAGGGTGGCAATGCTACCATCGGAGCTTTAAAGAAAAGACCGGATGCCTTTGGTAGTTACATGTTGCTGAGTGCATTACCTGGTACACAGGGATTATATGGATTTGCAGGCTTTTTTATTATACACAATCAATTGCCTGCAATCGTGGAAGAAGGTATGGTCATGTACCAGGGAGTCTCCATTCTTGCTGCAGGAATCGCATTGGGCATCGTCGGCCTTTGGTCGGCAAGATGGCAGGGTGGAGTTACTGCCAATGGAATTGCCGGAATCGGATCAGGTCATGACGTGTTCGGTAATACGATGATACTAGCCGTATTCCCCGAATTGTATGCAATTATTGCTTTTGCTGCAACATTCCTGATTAGCGGAGCTTTATAA
- a CDS encoding V-type ATP synthase subunit B: METQAFQKIYTKIEQITKATITLRASGVGNEEIALVNGRMAQVVKIVGDEVTLQVYGGTEGIPTNAEVVFFGRTAQLNVGDELSGRFFNAYGDPIDGGPDVEGKEVEIGGPTVNPVRRLQPSEFIPTGIAGIDLNNALVTGQKIPFFADPDQPYNQVMSMVALRAQADKIILGGMGLTNDDYLYYKNVFDNAGALDRIISFVNTTEDPSVERLLVPDMCLTAAEHFAVEKNQKVLVLLTDMTLFADALSIVSNRMDQIPSKDSMPGSLYSDLARIYEKAVQFPEGGSITIVAVTTLSGGDITHAIPDNTGYITEGQLFLRNDTDVGKVIVDPFRSLSRLKQLVIGKKTREDHPQVMNAAIRLFADASNAKTKLENGFDLTEYDRRALEFAKDYSKELLAIDVNIEVNEMLDTAWRLFDKHFKRTEVSVKKDLVDKYWPSDSEE; the protein is encoded by the coding sequence ATGGAAACACAAGCATTTCAAAAGATTTATACCAAAATTGAGCAAATTACCAAAGCCACTATAACGCTTAGAGCATCAGGTGTGGGTAATGAAGAGATTGCATTGGTGAACGGACGAATGGCCCAGGTGGTCAAGATCGTTGGAGATGAGGTAACCCTCCAGGTATACGGAGGTACAGAAGGCATACCCACCAATGCGGAAGTGGTCTTTTTTGGAAGAACCGCCCAGTTGAATGTTGGAGACGAACTCTCAGGGAGATTTTTCAATGCCTACGGAGACCCCATTGACGGCGGGCCCGATGTGGAAGGAAAAGAAGTGGAGATTGGCGGACCTACTGTGAACCCGGTACGACGCTTACAGCCTTCGGAATTCATCCCTACCGGGATTGCCGGTATTGACCTGAATAATGCACTGGTTACCGGCCAGAAGATCCCTTTCTTTGCTGATCCTGACCAGCCTTACAATCAGGTGATGTCGATGGTTGCCCTCCGCGCCCAGGCAGATAAGATTATACTGGGAGGAATGGGACTGACCAACGACGATTACCTGTATTATAAAAATGTGTTTGATAATGCGGGTGCACTGGATCGTATCATTAGTTTCGTGAATACTACCGAAGACCCCTCTGTAGAACGGTTGCTGGTGCCCGATATGTGTCTGACGGCTGCAGAGCACTTTGCCGTGGAGAAAAACCAAAAAGTGCTTGTTCTGCTTACCGACATGACCCTCTTTGCAGACGCGCTCAGTATTGTTTCCAACCGTATGGATCAGATACCTTCCAAAGACAGTATGCCCGGATCGCTTTACAGTGACCTGGCCCGGATATATGAAAAAGCCGTGCAGTTTCCTGAAGGCGGTTCGATCACCATCGTTGCGGTTACCACCCTTTCGGGCGGAGACATAACCCATGCCATTCCTGACAACACAGGGTATATCACTGAGGGACAGCTTTTTCTCAGGAACGATACCGATGTGGGTAAAGTCATCGTTGATCCGTTCCGGAGCCTCTCCCGGTTGAAACAGTTAGTAATTGGTAAGAAAACAAGAGAGGATCACCCTCAGGTGATGAACGCGGCGATCCGTCTTTTTGCCGATGCTTCCAATGCCAAGACCAAACTGGAAAATGGTTTCGACCTGACCGAATACGACCGGAGAGCCCTTGAATTTGCCAAAGATTATTCCAAAGAACTTCTGGCCATCGACGTAAACATCGAAGTGAATGAAATGCTCGATACGGCCTGGAGACTTTTTGATAAGCACTTTAAGCGTACCGAAGTAAGTGTTAAGAAGGACCTTGTAGATAAATACTGGCCAAGTGATAGCGAAGAATAA
- a CDS encoding ATPase, which produces MITPMTRYSFLIYHKEYNDFLQKLQDIGVLHIAEKADEYDEETRQALEDIKKLNETIRFLEKKGQEENPADDGTQPFDIVRDIKEKQDEIANIEQELVALRKDINKAHPWGDFTDDMKQKLKELNLTPRFFVVNEKYFDSDWENQYYLERINNISGNLYFVILQEGDQEIDIEAEEVRLPDESLSELDRKYDEKEKRIQEINRIFDEYAEKYLELLRNERKRLQEKTDFNQALNHTESQAEDKVMLLEGWVPEDKEEELKAFLEKENVLYVSSDVKSEDPYQVPIQLKNGKFAKVFEPLQKMIDLPNYYELDLTPFFAPFFALFFGFCLGDVGYGIVILAAVTIYKHTKAKPGMKIYLTMAQYLGAATVLMGLIGGTVFGISLTNIDWASQVRNMILDRNQLFYASLGLGILQILFGLILKAYRLWKFSGFPYSLSTWGWVLALLSLVFYMGGDQLGWFTQSAAKPYFNGALIFSGVLIFLFSDPKLNIFARLGKGVWDAYNTVTGVFGDVLSYIRLFAIGISTAILGFVINEIALTFGQIPYVGPVVFILILVIGHIGNLLISSLSAFVHPMRLTFVEFYNNAGFTGGGKKYKPFTKSL; this is translated from the coding sequence ATGATCACTCCAATGACCAGATATTCTTTTTTAATTTACCATAAGGAGTATAATGATTTTTTGCAGAAGCTGCAGGATATTGGTGTTCTTCATATTGCCGAAAAGGCAGATGAATATGATGAGGAGACCAGGCAGGCCCTTGAAGACATTAAAAAACTGAATGAAACCATTCGTTTTCTTGAGAAAAAGGGTCAGGAAGAAAATCCTGCGGATGATGGAACCCAACCTTTTGATATTGTCAGGGATATTAAGGAGAAGCAGGATGAAATTGCCAATATCGAACAGGAATTGGTAGCTCTGAGAAAAGATATAAATAAAGCCCATCCCTGGGGCGATTTTACAGATGACATGAAGCAAAAACTGAAGGAGTTGAATCTTACTCCCCGGTTTTTTGTGGTCAATGAAAAATATTTTGACAGCGATTGGGAAAATCAGTATTACCTGGAACGGATCAACAATATTAGTGGTAATCTTTATTTTGTCATACTGCAGGAAGGAGATCAGGAAATAGATATTGAGGCCGAGGAGGTTCGGTTGCCCGACGAATCCCTTTCCGAGCTGGACAGAAAGTATGACGAAAAAGAGAAGCGTATTCAGGAGATCAACAGAATTTTTGATGAATACGCTGAAAAATATTTGGAACTATTACGGAATGAAAGAAAACGGCTCCAGGAGAAGACCGATTTCAATCAGGCACTGAATCATACAGAGTCACAGGCCGAGGATAAGGTGATGCTCCTGGAAGGATGGGTACCTGAAGACAAAGAAGAGGAATTGAAGGCTTTTCTTGAAAAGGAAAATGTGCTTTATGTTAGCAGCGATGTGAAAAGTGAAGATCCTTACCAGGTGCCCATACAGCTAAAAAATGGCAAATTTGCCAAGGTCTTTGAACCTTTGCAGAAAATGATTGATTTACCCAATTATTATGAATTGGACCTGACTCCGTTTTTTGCCCCGTTTTTTGCCCTGTTTTTTGGTTTTTGTCTTGGAGACGTGGGTTACGGCATCGTTATACTGGCTGCAGTAACCATCTATAAGCACACCAAGGCTAAGCCTGGCATGAAGATTTATCTGACTATGGCACAATATCTGGGCGCCGCGACTGTCCTTATGGGGCTTATTGGTGGTACCGTTTTTGGTATCAGTTTAACAAATATTGACTGGGCTTCCCAGGTCAGAAATATGATTTTAGACCGCAACCAACTGTTTTACGCGTCGTTAGGCCTTGGAATATTACAGATACTTTTTGGATTGATATTGAAAGCCTATAGATTGTGGAAATTCAGTGGCTTTCCTTATTCTTTATCCACGTGGGGATGGGTGTTGGCCCTGCTTTCCCTTGTCTTTTATATGGGAGGGGATCAGCTTGGCTGGTTTACCCAAAGTGCGGCGAAGCCTTATTTCAACGGAGCATTGATATTTAGCGGTGTGTTGATATTTCTGTTCAGCGATCCCAAACTGAATATTTTTGCCCGTCTAGGGAAAGGTGTGTGGGATGCATACAATACCGTTACCGGGGTGTTTGGCGATGTATTGTCCTACATTCGTTTGTTTGCAATTGGCATATCCACCGCAATTCTGGGTTTTGTTATCAATGAAATTGCCCTTACGTTTGGTCAGATTCCCTATGTGGGCCCGGTGGTTTTCATTCTTATTCTTGTCATCGGGCACATCGGCAATCTTCTGATATCATCGCTCAGTGCTTTTGTTCATCCCATGCGTCTGACATTTGTAGAATTTTATAACAATGCCGGTTTTACCGGTGGAGGAAAGAAATACAAACCATTTACAAAATCATTATAG